In a single window of the Pontibacter russatus genome:
- a CDS encoding glycoside hydrolase family 3 N-terminal domain-containing protein, translating into MILKRLTLFLSLFFGTLASIPSAFAQQVPDSTGTLPPFLQQDSRHWVDSVFATLTPDERIGQLIMLAAYSNRDRAFEDTLAQQIIKYNVGGLVFFQGGPGRQAHLSNRYQEISKVPLLVAMDAEWGVGMRLDSVLKFPFQMTLGALPEDTLLYAMGREVAYQFKRLGMHVNFAPVVDVNNNADNPVIGFRSFGENKYNVARKAAAYMRGMQDNGIIAVAKHFPGHGDTDVDSHLDLPSIYQSAKRLDTLELYPFRHLMKQGLGGVMIAHLNIPSLDTTTNLPSSLSKPVITSLLKEKLGFEGLVFSDAMNMKGVTKFYPGGSADALSLMAGMDVLEFPENIDSSFNAIKMAVDSGLVSQEAIDARVRRVLEAKYWAGLNNYKPVDPQHIYQNLNNPQAQYINRTLTENAVTVLQNKANLIPIQRLDTLRVAALAIGTTKPTAFQAKLAEYTAIDTFFLPANSSIDSLYSMKERLKGYNTILVGIHDVGTRPATDYSITPEEVVFIKELARGNVNVIMSIFGNAYSVSRFRELKDINTLIMAYQETQNTQEVAAQLIFGGSAATGKMPVTATPAYDLKTGLATEAGLRFRYTYPEAVGLDSKDFSRIDTLVNQAIAAGAIPGAQVLVAKDGNVIYQKSFGYHTYENEVPVQNTDLYDLASITKISTSLAALMKLQSEGKFDFNKRLADYLPEFEGSNKEDLTFKEMLTHQARLQAWIPFWKETVRKNGKFKWRTFKADSSARFPVKVAQNLYMHRKYDKRLYKAIRKSPLNAQPGYVYSDLSFYLYPLIVERITGQKFEDYLREELYKPLGATTLTFNPEDRFPKSRIVPTEIDTLFRKQLLHGTVHDEGAAMLGGISGHAGLFGTSNDLAKLMQLYLQKGEYGGVRLLDEDVVETYTSCQYCPDNRRALGFDRINSPYIENGNAAKSASPESFGHSGFTGTFTWVDPKYNLVYVFLSNRVYPTRENSKLYDLNTRTKVQQVIYDAIEAAGKGKKGAAQK; encoded by the coding sequence ATGATTTTGAAGCGGCTCACCCTTTTTCTGTCTTTGTTTTTCGGCACGCTTGCCTCCATCCCCTCCGCTTTCGCCCAGCAGGTGCCGGACTCGACGGGCACGCTGCCGCCTTTTCTGCAGCAGGACAGCCGGCACTGGGTCGATTCTGTTTTCGCCACCCTCACGCCCGACGAGCGCATCGGCCAGCTCATCATGCTGGCGGCCTACTCCAACCGCGACAGGGCCTTTGAGGACACACTCGCGCAGCAGATCATCAAATACAACGTAGGGGGGCTTGTGTTTTTCCAGGGCGGGCCGGGCCGGCAGGCGCACCTCTCCAACCGCTACCAGGAAATCTCGAAAGTGCCGCTGCTCGTGGCCATGGACGCCGAGTGGGGCGTGGGCATGCGCCTCGATAGCGTGCTGAAGTTCCCGTTCCAGATGACGCTCGGCGCACTGCCCGAAGACACGCTGCTATATGCCATGGGCAGGGAAGTGGCCTATCAGTTCAAGCGCCTGGGCATGCACGTCAATTTCGCGCCGGTGGTGGATGTGAACAACAACGCCGATAACCCGGTAATCGGCTTCCGCTCTTTCGGTGAGAACAAGTACAACGTGGCCCGCAAGGCCGCCGCCTATATGCGCGGCATGCAGGACAACGGCATCATCGCGGTGGCCAAGCACTTTCCCGGCCACGGCGACACCGACGTAGACTCGCACCTCGACCTCCCGAGCATCTACCAAAGCGCCAAACGCCTCGACACACTGGAGCTATATCCCTTCCGGCACCTCATGAAGCAAGGCCTCGGCGGCGTGATGATCGCCCACCTCAACATCCCCTCCCTCGACACCACCACCAACCTGCCCTCAAGTCTTTCGAAACCGGTTATTACCTCGCTTCTGAAGGAGAAACTCGGCTTTGAAGGGCTGGTTTTCTCCGATGCCATGAACATGAAAGGCGTCACCAAGTTTTACCCCGGCGGCTCAGCCGATGCCCTGTCGCTGATGGCGGGAATGGATGTCCTGGAGTTTCCCGAAAACATCGACTCCAGCTTCAACGCCATTAAAATGGCCGTAGACAGCGGCCTTGTTTCGCAGGAGGCGATTGACGCGCGGGTCAGGCGTGTGCTGGAAGCCAAGTACTGGGCAGGCCTGAATAACTATAAACCAGTAGATCCCCAGCACATTTACCAGAACCTCAACAACCCGCAGGCGCAGTATATAAACCGGACGCTGACGGAGAACGCCGTAACGGTGCTGCAGAACAAAGCCAACCTGATACCCATCCAGCGCCTCGACACGCTCCGGGTGGCGGCGCTGGCCATCGGCACCACCAAGCCCACCGCTTTCCAGGCGAAGCTTGCCGAGTATACGGCCATTGATACGTTCTTCCTGCCCGCCAACAGCTCCATCGACAGCCTGTACAGCATGAAGGAGCGCCTGAAAGGCTACAACACCATTCTGGTGGGCATACACGACGTGGGCACCAGGCCTGCGACTGACTATAGCATCACGCCTGAAGAGGTGGTATTTATAAAAGAGCTGGCGCGCGGCAACGTGAACGTGATCATGAGCATTTTCGGCAACGCCTACTCCGTTTCCAGGTTCCGGGAGCTGAAGGACATCAATACGCTCATCATGGCGTACCAGGAAACGCAAAACACGCAGGAGGTAGCGGCCCAACTGATATTCGGCGGCTCGGCGGCTACAGGCAAAATGCCCGTGACGGCCACGCCTGCCTACGATTTAAAAACCGGTCTTGCCACGGAGGCGGGCCTGCGCTTCCGGTACACTTACCCCGAGGCTGTGGGGCTCGACTCCAAAGATTTCAGCAGGATTGACACGCTGGTGAACCAGGCCATCGCGGCCGGGGCCATTCCGGGGGCGCAGGTGCTGGTGGCGAAAGACGGGAACGTCATCTACCAGAAATCATTCGGCTACCATACCTACGAAAACGAGGTTCCGGTACAGAACACCGATCTCTACGACCTGGCCTCCATCACCAAAATCAGCACCTCGCTGGCGGCCCTGATGAAGCTGCAGAGCGAGGGCAAGTTCGACTTTAACAAGCGCCTGGCCGATTACCTGCCCGAGTTTGAGGGATCGAATAAGGAAGACTTAACTTTCAAGGAGATGCTCACGCACCAGGCAAGGCTGCAGGCCTGGATACCGTTCTGGAAGGAGACGGTGCGGAAAAACGGGAAGTTTAAGTGGCGCACCTTCAAGGCCGATTCCTCGGCCCGCTTCCCGGTAAAGGTGGCGCAGAACCTGTACATGCACCGCAAATACGACAAAAGGCTATATAAAGCCATCCGCAAATCGCCGCTGAACGCGCAGCCCGGCTACGTGTACAGCGACCTGTCCTTTTACCTGTACCCACTGATTGTGGAGCGCATCACAGGGCAAAAGTTTGAGGATTACCTGCGCGAGGAGCTATATAAACCACTGGGCGCCACCACGCTCACCTTCAACCCGGAGGACCGCTTCCCCAAGTCGCGCATTGTTCCCACCGAAATCGACACGCTGTTCCGGAAGCAACTGCTGCACGGCACGGTACACGACGAGGGCGCGGCCATGCTGGGCGGCATATCCGGCCACGCCGGGCTGTTCGGCACTTCCAACGACCTGGCCAAACTGATGCAACTCTACCTGCAGAAAGGCGAGTACGGCGGTGTCCGCCTCCTGGATGAGGATGTGGTGGAGACCTATACCAGCTGCCAGTACTGCCCCGACAACCGCCGCGCCCTCGGCTTCGACCGCATCAACTCACCCTATATAGAGAACGGCAACGCTGCCAAAAGCGCCAGCCCCGAAAGCTTCGGCCACTCCGGCTTCACCGGCACCTTCACCTGGGTCGACCCAAAATATAACCTGGTGTATGTGTTCCTCTCGAACAGGGTGTACCCCACCCGCGAGAACAGCAAGCTGTATGATTTAAACACGCGCACCAAAGTGCAGCAGGTGATATATGATGCCATTGAAGCGGCTGGCAAAGGCAAAAAAGGCGCGGCGCAGAAGTAG
- a CDS encoding App1 family protein — MANIKQTAKEGLLAAIEQVEHGLSLAKFKTKDKLHLLEPINIMPYYGFGNENYIYVKGRVLEDEKLEQSRKGDGPLTHLKNTYKRYESDEIPGIRLKASFAGQEQEVVTDGEGYFNLEFRTDTPIDYSTTGNKIKLRLLEQKTDGDHLEAEAYIFAPGTHVEFGIISDIDDTVLVSKVTHFLGRLKLALLKNSLERSPFPGIAGFLRALCKGNDERGQNPLFFVSGSEWNLFDLLVRFFKSHDIPEGPLLLRDKGANLDRGEFETSEAEYKREKIRHILDTYPNLKFICIGDSGQHDPEVYQHIVQEYPGRILGIYIRDVSPDKRDAEVRGIAEKVRAQGVEMELVEETLSAARHAVKMGWINEDQLEVVKQACEQDAEQS; from the coding sequence ATGGCGAACATAAAACAGACAGCAAAAGAGGGGTTGCTGGCGGCTATTGAGCAGGTGGAGCATGGCCTGTCGCTGGCGAAGTTCAAGACAAAGGATAAACTGCACCTGCTGGAGCCCATTAACATTATGCCCTACTACGGCTTCGGTAATGAGAATTATATATACGTGAAGGGGAGGGTGCTGGAAGACGAAAAACTGGAGCAGTCGAGGAAAGGGGACGGCCCGCTGACGCACCTCAAAAACACCTACAAGCGCTACGAGTCGGATGAGATACCGGGCATCAGGCTGAAGGCCAGTTTTGCCGGGCAGGAGCAGGAGGTCGTGACGGACGGGGAAGGCTATTTTAACCTGGAGTTCAGGACGGATACGCCGATAGACTATAGTACCACCGGCAACAAAATAAAGCTGCGCCTGCTGGAGCAGAAAACAGACGGCGACCACCTGGAGGCAGAGGCCTATATATTTGCGCCGGGGACACACGTGGAGTTCGGCATCATCTCCGACATCGACGACACGGTGCTGGTATCCAAGGTTACGCACTTCCTGGGCCGGCTGAAGCTGGCGCTGCTGAAGAACTCCCTGGAGCGCAGCCCCTTTCCGGGTATCGCCGGCTTTCTGCGGGCGCTTTGCAAAGGCAACGACGAGCGGGGGCAGAACCCGCTCTTCTTTGTGTCGGGCAGCGAGTGGAACCTCTTCGACCTGCTGGTCAGGTTCTTCAAATCACACGACATTCCGGAAGGCCCCCTGCTGCTCCGCGACAAAGGCGCCAACCTGGACCGCGGCGAGTTCGAGACCAGTGAAGCGGAGTACAAGCGCGAGAAGATACGCCATATCCTCGACACGTACCCCAACCTGAAGTTTATCTGCATCGGCGACAGCGGACAGCACGACCCGGAGGTGTACCAGCACATTGTGCAGGAGTATCCGGGGCGCATCCTCGGCATCTACATCCGCGATGTGTCGCCGGACAAGCGTGATGCGGAAGTACGGGGTATCGCTGAAAAGGTGAGGGCGCAGGGCGTGGAAATGGAACTGGTGGAAGAAACGCTTTCTGCCGCCCGGCACGCCGTGAAAATGGGGTGGATTAATGAGGATCAACTGGAGGTTGTGAAACAGGCCTGTGAGCAGGATGCGGAGCAGAGTTGA
- the sdaAA gene encoding L-serine ammonia-lyase, iron-sulfur-dependent, subunit alpha produces the protein MSLLFNDFRSWEKHCAETGQPLYQPVLAYEIEQKGRTEDYIWENIAKAYDVMTDAVQTGLTENMQSRSGMVNNSAKKVAKSSVTVLSPEFQMLVSRALGAKEVNSCMGRVVAAPTAGASGILPGTLTTLQELHGLDDRKIHEGLLVAAGIALIIEQNASLAGAVGGCQAETGSAAAMAAGAIVYCLGGSVDQVFTAVAITIQCMLGLICDPVAGLVEVPCIVRNASAAAIAFSSAQMAIAGVNAVIPVDQCVAALGEVGESMERKYKETAEGGLANTPRAREIENFVLVQDVEILPDEDAE, from the coding sequence ATGTCATTACTATTTAACGATTTCAGGAGCTGGGAAAAACACTGCGCCGAAACAGGCCAGCCGCTGTACCAGCCCGTGCTGGCATACGAAATTGAACAGAAAGGCCGCACCGAGGATTATATCTGGGAGAACATCGCAAAGGCCTACGATGTGATGACGGATGCCGTGCAGACCGGCCTCACCGAAAACATGCAGAGCCGCTCGGGCATGGTGAACAACAGCGCCAAGAAGGTGGCAAAATCCTCTGTCACGGTGCTGTCGCCGGAGTTTCAGATGCTGGTGTCTCGGGCGCTGGGGGCCAAGGAGGTGAACTCGTGCATGGGCCGCGTGGTGGCGGCCCCGACGGCGGGTGCCTCGGGCATATTGCCCGGCACCCTCACCACGCTGCAGGAACTACATGGCCTGGACGATAGGAAGATACACGAAGGCTTGCTGGTAGCGGCGGGCATCGCGCTGATCATTGAGCAGAACGCCTCGCTGGCCGGTGCCGTGGGCGGCTGTCAGGCCGAGACCGGCAGCGCGGCGGCGATGGCGGCCGGTGCCATCGTTTACTGCCTGGGCGGTTCTGTGGACCAGGTGTTCACGGCAGTGGCCATTACCATCCAGTGCATGCTTGGCCTCATCTGCGACCCGGTGGCGGGGCTGGTGGAGGTGCCCTGTATTGTGCGCAACGCCAGTGCGGCTGCCATCGCCTTTTCGTCGGCACAAATGGCCATCGCTGGCGTCAACGCTGTTATCCCGGTTGACCAGTGCGTGGCCGCCCTCGGCGAGGTTGGCGAGAGCATGGAGCGCAAGTACAAAGAGACAGCCGAAGGCGGGCTGGCCAACACGCCAAGGGCGCGCGAGATAGAGAACTTTGTGCTGGTGCAGGATGTGGAGATCCTTCCGGACGAAGACGCGGAATAG
- a CDS encoding NADH-quinone oxidoreductase subunit A, which translates to MAENYISDFGTILLFLIGSAIFVMVGLLTSRLIRPNRPNPEKLTTYESGEEPIGNAWVQFNPRFYVVALIFIIFDAELAFLFPWATVFGRRDLIEATNGAWGWFSLIEMFIFIGILVLGLAYAWAKGHLDWIKPQPVIPQSRSRIPMDIYQRVNERQYGPNKKAPSEEQKALDL; encoded by the coding sequence ATGGCAGAAAACTACATATCTGACTTCGGAACCATCCTGCTCTTCCTGATCGGGAGTGCCATCTTCGTGATGGTAGGCCTGCTCACGAGCAGGCTGATTCGCCCGAATAGGCCCAACCCGGAGAAGCTGACCACCTACGAGAGCGGCGAGGAACCGATTGGCAATGCCTGGGTGCAGTTCAACCCGCGGTTTTATGTGGTGGCGCTCATCTTTATTATTTTTGATGCGGAGCTGGCGTTCCTGTTTCCGTGGGCTACCGTGTTCGGCCGCCGCGATTTAATAGAAGCCACCAACGGGGCCTGGGGCTGGTTCTCGCTCATCGAGATGTTCATCTTCATCGGCATCCTGGTGCTGGGCCTCGCCTACGCCTGGGCCAAAGGCCACCTCGACTGGATAAAGCCGCAGCCGGTCATCCCCCAAAGCCGCTCCAGAATCCCGATGGATATATACCAGCGCGTAAACGAGCGGCAATATGGCCCGAACAAAAAGGCACCGAGTGAGGAACAGAAGGCATTGGATTTATAA
- the nuoB gene encoding NADH-quinone oxidoreductase subunit NuoB: protein MEAKTGEGGIVITKLDDLLNWARLTSLFPMGFGLACCAIEMMGAYASAYDLDRFGIIPRASPRQSDVMIVAGTVTFKMADRVRRLYEQMPEPRYVISMGSCSNCGGPYWEHGYHVVKGVDRIIPVDVYVPGCPPRPEALIGGFLQLQEIIRKETIRAPRAVQQIMARRAQQGQPVADADKHTA, encoded by the coding sequence ATGGAAGCAAAGACCGGAGAAGGCGGCATTGTCATCACGAAGCTGGACGACCTGTTGAACTGGGCGCGCCTGACCTCGCTGTTCCCGATGGGATTCGGCCTGGCCTGCTGTGCCATCGAGATGATGGGCGCCTATGCCTCCGCCTACGACCTGGACCGGTTCGGCATCATCCCGCGTGCCTCGCCGCGCCAGTCGGATGTGATGATTGTGGCCGGCACCGTTACCTTTAAAATGGCCGACCGCGTGCGCCGCCTCTACGAGCAGATGCCGGAGCCGCGCTACGTCATTTCGATGGGCTCCTGCTCCAACTGCGGCGGACCTTACTGGGAGCACGGCTACCATGTGGTGAAAGGCGTGGACCGCATTATCCCGGTAGATGTATATGTGCCCGGATGCCCGCCAAGGCCAGAGGCGCTGATTGGCGGTTTTCTGCAGTTGCAGGAAATCATCCGGAAAGAGACCATCCGGGCGCCCAGAGCCGTGCAGCAAATCATGGCCAGGCGCGCGCAGCAGGGCCAGCCCGTCGCCGATGCCGATAAGCATACTGCTTAA
- a CDS encoding NADH-quinone oxidoreductase subunit C gives MSFEELKALIGDIFGAEVIVAENTDKLQPYLVLQTERLAEVCLALHDHEQTYFDFLSCITGIDNGPEAGTMEVAYNLYSIPYDHHLMLKVIVERNNTPEQPIPAVPTVSHIWRTADWHEREVFDMVGIYFTDHPDMRRILCAADWEGHPLRRDYKLQDYYHGIKVPYDNHNENSGFRGEPQQLTGTPTPFSDKREKPE, from the coding sequence GTGTCTTTCGAAGAGCTAAAAGCCCTGATAGGCGATATATTCGGTGCGGAGGTGATTGTAGCGGAGAATACGGACAAGCTGCAACCCTACCTAGTGCTGCAGACGGAGCGCCTGGCGGAAGTGTGCCTCGCCCTGCACGACCACGAGCAGACCTACTTCGATTTCCTCTCCTGCATCACTGGCATCGACAACGGCCCGGAGGCGGGTACCATGGAGGTAGCCTACAACCTCTACTCCATCCCCTACGACCACCACCTGATGCTGAAGGTAATAGTGGAACGCAACAACACGCCAGAGCAACCCATCCCAGCCGTTCCGACCGTCAGCCATATATGGCGCACCGCCGACTGGCACGAGCGCGAGGTGTTCGACATGGTGGGCATCTACTTCACGGACCACCCGGACATGCGCCGCATCCTCTGCGCCGCCGACTGGGAAGGCCACCCGCTCCGCCGGGATTACAAACTGCAGGATTACTACCACGGCATCAAAGTGCCCTACGACAACCACAACGAGAACAGCGGCTTCCGCGGAGAGCCACAGCAACTCACAGGCACGCCCACGCCTTTTTCCGATAAGCGCGAGAAACCGGAGTAG
- a CDS encoding endonuclease domain-containing protein, with protein MTLHNRKYLKENRQEFRSNLTPAEAELWKYLKAGQLSGRKFRRQHSVGNYILDFYCPSEKLAIELDGQVHEHIVAEQVDTERDKALQELGIRVIRFENKEVFQNLDAVLQEISSSKTTLLGQGGAGVVGPGTVF; from the coding sequence ATGACGCTGCATAACAGGAAGTATCTGAAGGAAAATCGTCAAGAGTTTAGAAGTAACTTAACGCCTGCTGAGGCTGAGTTGTGGAAATATCTGAAGGCTGGGCAATTGAGCGGCCGTAAGTTCAGAAGGCAACACAGCGTAGGCAATTATATCCTTGACTTCTACTGTCCTTCCGAAAAATTGGCAATTGAGTTGGATGGACAAGTTCACGAGCATATAGTTGCTGAACAGGTGGATACAGAACGGGATAAAGCGCTACAAGAATTGGGAATCAGAGTTATCCGATTTGAGAATAAGGAGGTATTTCAAAACCTGGATGCCGTGCTACAGGAAATCAGCAGTAGTAAAACTACCCTCCTTGGACAAGGAGGGGCAGGGGTGGTTGGACCCGGTACTGTATTTTGA
- a CDS encoding SPFH domain-containing protein, which translates to MNTRIFTWTAIVVLLFLFSVTAMTSCTRIDAGHEGILVKLYGSEKGVQDVSLVTGRVWYNPLTEEVFEFPTYVQTVDYNPFSVNAKDGSVFTVDPTISFRVMPGESPRIFSKYRKEIGQITETTLYNYTRDAFRIQFNQYSTDSIISNRQSFEDKVQAALGDALRKEGFELEQMTSGLQYPDVIVQAVNLKNKAVQQAMQVENELKVAEAQARKKIVEAEAEARANELRQRTLTPLLIQQQFIEKWDGRTPLYGNSPTFFKNVE; encoded by the coding sequence ATGAACACCCGAATTTTTACCTGGACCGCGATTGTCGTCCTCCTGTTTCTGTTCTCCGTTACCGCCATGACCTCCTGCACCCGCATCGACGCCGGGCACGAAGGCATCCTCGTGAAACTATATGGCTCCGAAAAAGGCGTGCAGGACGTGTCGCTGGTAACGGGGCGCGTGTGGTACAACCCGCTCACCGAGGAGGTGTTCGAGTTTCCGACGTACGTGCAAACCGTGGACTACAATCCTTTTTCGGTGAACGCCAAAGACGGCTCCGTTTTCACCGTCGACCCCACGATCTCGTTCCGGGTGATGCCCGGCGAGAGCCCCCGCATCTTCAGCAAATACCGCAAGGAGATAGGCCAGATCACCGAAACCACGCTGTACAACTACACCCGCGACGCCTTCCGCATCCAGTTTAACCAGTACAGCACCGACAGCATCATCTCCAACCGCCAGTCGTTTGAAGACAAGGTGCAGGCGGCGCTCGGTGATGCCCTGAGAAAAGAAGGCTTTGAGCTGGAGCAGATGACGAGCGGCCTGCAGTACCCCGACGTGATTGTGCAGGCCGTGAACCTGAAGAACAAGGCCGTGCAGCAGGCCATGCAGGTAGAGAACGAACTGAAGGTGGCCGAGGCGCAGGCCCGCAAAAAGATAGTGGAAGCCGAGGCCGAGGCCCGGGCCAACGAACTGCGCCAGCGCACGCTCACGCCCCTGCTCATCCAGCAGCAGTTCATCGAGAAATGGGACGGCCGCACCCCGCTCTACGGCAACTCCCCCACGTTTTTCAAGAACGTGGAGTAG
- a CDS encoding HepT-like ribonuclease domain-containing protein, translating to MRKRDNLVFIEDMIEAISKIVRYLDTVDGLQGFLQNEMVIDAVTRNFEIIGEAANQVPKEIKAKYPELPWRQMYGLRNFASHEYHTIDPQILWEIAEDHLLKNKIQLEEILQKEKENRG from the coding sequence ATGAGAAAGAGAGACAACCTGGTCTTTATTGAAGATATGATAGAGGCAATTAGTAAAATTGTCAGGTATTTAGATACGGTAGATGGGCTGCAGGGCTTCCTGCAGAATGAAATGGTGATTGATGCCGTCACCCGGAATTTCGAAATCATTGGAGAAGCGGCCAATCAGGTACCAAAGGAAATCAAGGCTAAATATCCGGAGCTTCCATGGCGACAGATGTATGGACTGAGGAACTTTGCATCGCACGAATATCATACAATTGATCCCCAGATTCTATGGGAGATAGCCGAAGACCACCTACTTAAAAACAAGATTCAATTGGAGGAAATACTACAAAAAGAAAAGGAGAACAGGGGGTAA
- a CDS encoding nucleotidyltransferase family protein, which produces METPEDIEAKIRAVKPYLRDEYGIEQIGYFGSFANGDYRDESDLDVIVAFNRKIGWKFFDLKDYLEAVVGRKIDLVTERSLKKQWKPAIMQQVKYI; this is translated from the coding sequence ATGGAAACTCCGGAAGATATAGAAGCTAAAATCAGAGCAGTAAAGCCGTATTTAAGAGACGAGTACGGCATTGAGCAGATAGGGTATTTTGGGTCGTTTGCCAACGGCGACTATAGGGATGAATCTGATTTGGATGTTATCGTTGCTTTTAATAGAAAAATCGGATGGAAGTTCTTCGATTTAAAAGATTACCTGGAAGCCGTGGTTGGGAGAAAGATTGACTTAGTAACTGAAAGGTCTCTTAAAAAGCAATGGAAGCCAGCTATCATGCAGCAGGTTAAGTATATATGA
- a CDS encoding DUF6252 family protein: MKSQKDKLFVMKAKLSVFLLLFFLLSCSKDNLCRNEAFCVEVNGKKWWPKSNDFKSSPLTFHLLDDNNQFWIGAYNGSSSVLVGVIDHTRGIGVGDYVLAGQTCCSGSYTREHNINFKTDASHTGKLTITSLDRVKKTVAGTFYFRGRNSVTGETVEVTKGSFNGKYSEY, translated from the coding sequence ATGAAATCTCAAAAAGATAAACTCTTCGTTATGAAAGCAAAGTTAAGTGTGTTCCTATTATTATTTTTTTTGTTAAGCTGCAGCAAGGATAATTTGTGTAGAAATGAAGCCTTCTGTGTAGAGGTGAATGGTAAGAAGTGGTGGCCTAAGAGTAATGATTTTAAATCAAGTCCCCTCACTTTCCATTTATTAGATGACAATAATCAGTTTTGGATTGGGGCCTACAATGGTTCAAGTTCTGTATTAGTCGGAGTAATTGACCACACAAGAGGGATAGGAGTAGGTGATTATGTTCTAGCAGGACAAACATGCTGCAGTGGCAGTTATACAAGAGAACATAATATTAACTTCAAAACAGACGCTTCACATACGGGAAAGTTAACAATTACTTCATTAGATAGAGTCAAGAAAACGGTTGCTGGAACTTTCTACTTTAGGGGAAGGAATTCTGTTACGGGAGAAACTGTGGAAGTAACTAAAGGTTCGTTTAACGGTAAGTATTCAGAATATTAA
- a CDS encoding NADH-quinone oxidoreductase subunit D: protein MPYGPLETNTIYKDYLLQSEPNKFSLDNLRAGEMIVNMGPQHPSTHGVLRLEVVTDGEIITDVAPHIGYLHRCFEKHAEHMAYNQTIPYVDRMDYLAAMNSEHVWCMGVEKLLGITDQIPKRVEYIRVLVAELNRIASHFVAIGTYGIDIGAFTPFLWMLRDREHIQRLLEWTSGARMLYNYIWVGGLYYDLPIGFEKRCQEFIDYLRPKLDEIDTVLLENRIFIDRTANVGILPLDVAINYGCSGPMLRGSGLKYDLRRVDGYSVYPELEFDVPTGTGLVGSVGDCWDRNYVRALECRESVKIIQQCLDRLQGDYKRTPDFDPQAACPKKLRTTGTQELYFRGETPRGELGYFFRTTDRSDVPFRCKGRSPCFSNLSVLHEIAKGCMVADLIAIVGSVDIVLGELDR, encoded by the coding sequence ATGCCTTACGGACCTTTGGAAACCAACACCATATATAAAGACTACCTGCTGCAGTCGGAGCCCAACAAGTTCAGCCTCGACAACCTGAGGGCGGGCGAGATGATTGTGAACATGGGCCCGCAGCACCCGAGCACGCACGGCGTGCTGCGCCTGGAGGTGGTGACGGACGGGGAAATCATCACGGACGTGGCCCCGCACATCGGCTACCTGCACCGCTGCTTCGAGAAGCACGCCGAGCACATGGCCTATAACCAAACCATTCCCTACGTGGACCGCATGGATTACCTGGCCGCCATGAACTCGGAGCACGTGTGGTGCATGGGCGTGGAGAAGCTGCTGGGCATCACGGACCAGATCCCGAAGCGGGTGGAGTATATACGCGTGCTGGTGGCCGAGCTGAACCGCATCGCCTCGCACTTTGTGGCCATCGGCACCTACGGCATCGACATCGGCGCTTTCACGCCTTTCCTGTGGATGCTGCGCGACCGCGAGCACATCCAGCGCCTGCTCGAGTGGACTTCCGGCGCCCGCATGCTCTACAATTATATATGGGTGGGCGGCTTGTATTATGATTTGCCCATCGGGTTTGAGAAGCGCTGCCAGGAGTTCATCGATTACCTGAGGCCCAAGCTCGACGAGATTGACACGGTGCTGCTGGAGAACAGGATTTTTATTGACCGTACCGCCAACGTGGGCATCCTTCCGCTGGATGTGGCCATTAACTACGGCTGCTCCGGCCCCATGCTGCGCGGCTCCGGCCTGAAATACGACTTGCGCCGCGTGGACGGCTACAGCGTGTACCCGGAGTTGGAGTTTGATGTACCGACCGGCACCGGCCTGGTGGGCAGCGTGGGTGATTGCTGGGACCGCAACTACGTGCGGGCGCTGGAGTGCCGCGAGTCCGTCAAAATCATACAGCAGTGCCTCGACCGCCTGCAGGGCGACTATAAACGCACCCCCGATTTCGACCCGCAGGCGGCCTGCCCGAAGAAGCTCCGCACCACCGGCACGCAGGAACTTTACTTCCGGGGCGAAACCCCGCGCGGTGAGTTGGGCTACTTCTTCCGCACCACCGACCGCAGCGACGTGCCGTTCCGCTGCAAAGGCCGCTCTCCCTGCTTCTCCAACCTGTCGGTGCTGCACGAAATCGCCAAAGGATGTATGGTAGCGGATCTGATCGCCATTGTGGGCTCAGTGGATATCGTGCTGGGCGAGCTGGACCGGTAG